In Toxoplasma gondii ME49 chromosome II, whole genome shotgun sequence, the genomic stretch TACAATTCGAGGAGATATCATTGCACCTAATGGAGAATATATTATCATGCGTTTCAGTGGGACATGAAAAACTAAATTAGCTACATGATTACAAACTCAATCGTGTCTTACCAACTACAGAACCAGACACATCATGCCGGACAACCAATCTTCAAATGGGTCTTTTGAATGAGTAGGTCGATCGCATGTCCCGTCAAAAACAAGGAATCGACTATCGACATGCTACAAAAAATCCACCACTCACACTCTGAGAATTTGGCAGTAGACAAAAGTGGAATTACCTCCGAGCACTGTCCCTGCGGATGCTGCGTAGGACACTGATTCCTTGGAGGGTTCCTGAACTCGGTGAACACAGACACCCAAGATCTAATCCTGAGGTCCATCTCATAGTACAGACTCCTCAGAGGGAGCTTGTAACTTGTCCTAGACCGAAGGCGATCAGCCCGACTATGGGGTTTCTTGCCACGTTGGCATCTCAGAAATTGGTTTTTCTTGTTGATAATGCGCTGATAGGCTTAAACGTTCAGCCTCTTTTCGCTGAAAATCCATGTGTTGCGCCCAAAACATAACTGAATCCCGAACTTTGTTTCGGATACGGCTGAGTATGTGTCTCCGGTCATCTTCTTACGGCCTAAAGAGTCAAAATTGGCACGACACAGTTAGCAATACCTCCAGAAAAATCGCATGGAAgaacgctgcatgcatcagGACACGCAACATACATCACGAGTAATTCATCTGTCTGGTGTTCCAAGGGCAACGCATGCTAATTTCGTCACCGCCAAAGAATCGCTCTCCACGCTCGCAAGGCGGCCCCTCCCCTGTATTTACCTAGTTGGATGCTTGGCTGCGCAGTGGTGTTGACTCGAAGCCACATATTTTCCTCTGCCCACAGCTCCTATAGACCGGATTAGCAGCCCCGCGGGTGTCCGCCGCAACTGTTCATCCGCAGGTCCACCAAAAGGCATGCTCACAATTAAGCTGGCAGCAATGCAGCGCTGATGCAGTTTAAGTTGTGAAATCGAAAGCCAGCAACCTGTTGGTCTCTACATGATTGGCGCGTGCCATGACTCACGACCTGGGAGACACGCAGGCATCCAAAATCAGCTTGGAATGACTTTGTACATGACAATTAGACAGGAGCCCCAAAACTGACAAAATCTTGACTGGCGTCATGCTGACTCGAGACACGAGCTGATGACGGCACAGTGAAtccagaaaagcagaaacaccATGGTGTAGTTTCAGCGCTTACGTTCTGCCATGCCAGACAAACAACTGCCAGCGAGTTGACATGTTTTCCCTGTGTGGCTCATACTCACCGCTAACTGGGACTGCAGCGGGAAGTCAGGGAAGCTACTGATCAACAGCTGATGCTTTCTTACAGGCTGTGATAGAGGTACACCAAGATTGCAAACAATTTCGGTGATTGGCTCAGCGTTTCACATTCAGCAGATGTTACAAGTGCGTGTGGGTCATCTGCGACACGGTAGCAAGTGAGACTCAAGAATTTAATGAGCAATCCACGCTGCGTGCTGTGCCCGGCTGTTCGTATGGCAACAAACCACCACGTTTGCACCCGGCCCTCAGAGACCCAATAGTTCTTGAATCTAGGGACGATGCTGACCATCACGCGTGCATCCCTGTCGCTGTCCCAGATCCGAACAGCCTTTAGAATGCATTAGCGGAACTTACAGCGATGGACTGGCAATAAACATTTGATAGCACCCCACGTGTTTGCGTCGTATCATACTGGAAGGCATGCTTCACGAGGTCGGCATGGCTACAGGTTTGAACTGTGGGCAGAACCACCGCTGCCCAGCTGGTCTGTGGTTGTTTAATTCGCGCTATCAAGATTTCATGAGTGGAGGCGGCTTGCAATTTTCAACGGGTGTAATGCGGGAACTTGCCGTTCCGCGCACCACCACCAAAGTGTGCGACTCGGCGTCACGTGGGCGAACCGTCTGTGAACTATATGGTATCGAAGGAGGGCTGCGACGACCACCCCGGCTCTTGGTAGCGGCGACACACTGGCATTGACTTACCACCTGGAACAACAAACATTGTGAAGTGGCAATAGCTATCTCAATAGCTGGCACCGAAATAACGAACGGCACATCTCCCAAAGCGTCCGGGGTGCGCCAACTCTGTGACAATACTTTTCTGCCCATTCTATCGCTTTCAGCAGTTGCCACTGAACAGACACGAATCGCTGTACTGTGCTTACGCGCTAGCACCAGTTTGGGGGGCAAAAGTCACAGAAATAGTGACATGCATTTTCTTGGAGCAGAATCTATTTGCCAGACCGTCGAAGTGCGTGGTTCAAGGCCCACCCAAGTGGTGAGGCAAAGGCTTCACAATGTCATTTTCCTCGTGAATCATCTTTATGCAAGAAGatgcgaaagagaaagaggcgctGGGGATGTCCCCTTAATGGCTAGTCACAGTGTGTCGCTTTGCGAAGATGATCTATTGATGCCCTTGGGAAATTGCAGCTGTGACAACTCGGACAATCAACGGAGAACAGCCATGGCGTTCGCTTTCGAGAACTGTCGCTGAACAGAATTGCCTTCAGGTAGGAGTAGTACATAATACTGGTTCAGTCAACCAAGGTACCCTTCCATGCTGAAACTTTTCCCATTGCCAGCCTCGCTAGCCTCCAATGAATTCAGGGACGACGGTCTCCCCCTTGTTAAGGCAGAAACGACCGACCAATAGCTAACTCAGCATTTGTCAACCTGATGAACTCACCATCTTTTGCAAGTTGGACCCGGACACACAAAAGAACCAACGGCCAGTTCGCGGTTATATCGTGGAGTTCTGAGAGTTTCGGAGACACTTCTGCAGCTACGCACAGTCACTCACGGTGCTACAACTTACCAGCTGGAGTGACACCACGATGAGGGCCGGGGAACAGGCGTGAACGGTTTTTGAGGGACAGTTGtaactctcttctctccgcttctaCCACATACAAAGTTCAACTGCGCTTTTCGTGACCTTTATCCCCAACAAGTTGTATCTTCAGTGAAAGGCAAACTTACTCGCTAAAATTTTccagacagagaggccaTCCAAAGTGTTGAAAATGACGTCACTCCGATTTGAATGGGGAGCAGAGACTGAATACGACTGAACGAAAGACTGAGAGTTCGCCGTACTGCCTGAGTGGTGCAGTTATTGGAGAGATTTAGACTGCATCACTGCGGTTTATGAAAGGCCTAGCGATCATCTACAACTACGGGTGCCTGGTCAATGCCTGGAAGCCACGGAGCGTCAACTCACGGTCAAGCCGTGAAACGTACAGCCTGGTCACCAGACCATCGGTCCACGCAGTTCCGCGTCAGTCTGATACGCGAAAAAGTAACAAGAGCATGTTCCCCCAAGTGTTTCATTAGTCCTTTCTGGCCACCAAGTTTCGAAACGCAACAGCAAAGGCAGTTTTACAGAACAAGCGAATGCCGTACGACTCTGGTGAGAGAACCTTAGAAGACAATGACTGTGCGGTGGACGCCCCCCCCCCGCTCGATTTGTTAATGGATCCGCTTATACGGTACTTCGTGCCACTGGTTCACTTTCATCTACAGCAGATAAAAGCAAAGCAAGGGACGCGACGAACTGCGCATGCTTACCGCCTAAAGAGAGCATATACACAAAGGATCTGATTGGCAAACTGATGATGCATGCCAGTCGACGCATCCCCGCGTCCTCGGCGTCAGCAAACGGCTCGTTTCTGCAGTGGCCGGCTACAGGAACCTGTGGCGTACTCGTGTCTACAGTGTTTGTTTGAAGCCCCTGACATGGGCGGATACACCGAATTGACCTGCTAGTCTTTGAACATAACTGGAATGCCTCCATACGTTCTTTGAGGACGGGGGCATGAGGGTTGCATTGGGAGAGAATGTCGACATGATTGACGCAGTTGTAAGCCATAATCACTCAGTAAGCCACCGAGATGGTACGTTATCATGTTATCGTGACTAACATCCGGAAGCAAGAGTGGTATCCGATACCCCAAGATCTGTGCTCAATGGCGGTGCAGATTCAGGCCAATCGCTGCCCGACGGGATCCTGCTGTCGAAATGTCGCATGCACCACCTGCTTCTGTCCCGATCCCAGTCAACATAGCCACATATTACTAGTGCTTTCTGAGATGCTTGTCCACGCGACGAATGCTACGGTTGGAACTTACCAACTGAATGTTGATCATATAGCGAGACGCAGGGTACAATTCATGCATTTGTTTGCAGCCGTAGTGTTTAACAGAGCAACCGTGTCCAAGTACCGCGAAAAGATTACTGCGGCGCAGCGTCGCGAAGGCTTACTCTCTGGGGACGAAAAGCAAAGGATAAAGTGAGCGAGGTTCCATTGAAtcctgccgcctctccagaCTTAGGTGAACTGAGGCATGCCAACATGCAAGAAAAGGGCGTCTGCGAAAGTTCCGTCAACTTACAGTCTGACATAAAAACACACCGTTTCAGAGATTGCGGGTAGAATGAATATTGGGGCGATGCATGTATTCACTCGGCATTCTCCGGTTGCGTCACAACAGCTTATCGTCTCACGATCCTGCACAGCAAACGTACGTATAGGTCTCCTTACCGCCTGAAAAGAAGTGCAACGATGCTATTCCGAGCACAGGATGAAAGGTTTGCCAAGCTGACTCGCCTGCTGTTATTCCGAGTAGTTTTTGTAGTCAAAGTCATCGAATCACTGATTCTATCTCGTAAGTCATAGCCTCGCGAGTGGAGTCAGAAGTGTACAGGTATTGCTCAAGTTGGCGTGTGCACGTTGTTGGTTACATGGAATGAATGATCTTACCAGCTGAAGGTTGGTGCCAACGCGCAGAGGGGCTCGACTTTCGGTATTAGGACGCATCAGAACCCGTTACAGcgtgcttcttcctcatttcTGTAGAAGGTGATGTTTGTCCAAGAGTAGAGACATACCATCTGTTGCCAGGCGGTAACTCGACAGTTGGCATCTGTTATAAAGCACAGCCATCGCAGCATCGCCTATCAAAGAGCTGTCCAACGCGCCCTGCTGCTGAAGGAGATACTGCAATAAGGCTAAAACAAAACTCGGTGCGTGTCCACCTAGACAAGCGTTTCGCAGTGACAACGATGCAAAGTGAACTCACTCCCTGTAGACGTGACATTGCACAGATCGCGTTGAGCAATAAAACCTCGCGGAGGCACCCCGTGTGGATTCTGAAGTATACTACGAGAACCGCCGCTAGTCCTTACAGCCTGATCCATATATCCACCGTTTCAGGTCAGAAGGATTATCATCATGCACCCGAAGAGAACAATATGGGAATCACTGGCTCGCGGTTTCCGGCCACAAGGAGCAGCTGAACTCGTGAGTCTGTTTCCTCACCGCCTGTTGCACATTGACCACATGCAGAACAGAGCGACAGCCACATGAGTTCTtattttctgtctcccttcgaTAAAGGCAACAGCATACACTTAATAGCAGCGTCAACACCGCAGTATGAGCTTTAATGAGTTGGACCTACAAGCTGTTTGTACAGTACACAAGAAATTACAACGCACAGTTGGAACGGCCGAGGTCGTCCCCTCCTCAGGAGTGAGGTAATGGAACGGGAAGAATAGTGACTATCAAATAGATTGAAGTTTCTGCGACAAGATCATCTGGACGTCTGACGTACTCGCTGTATTTGGAAGGAGTTTAAAGAGATGTGACAAGATATTGGTTGCACAGCCGTCATATTCGTAACATGTCTTGGAGAAATGAACGTGAGCACAACCTAGCTCTGGTCACGCAAAGTGGGCCTAGACGTTTTAGACTACCGTCCTACACCGAAGTCTGGAGCTTACATACTGGAACAGACGCCAAGCAGCGAAAGATTGCAGATATGAGCTCACTTCAGGTCTCCCCCGGAGGGCTTTCGAAAGTTcaacagagacaaaacacCTGTAAGGTCCCCAAGCTGCTGCTTAGCTTTGTTGCGAATGTCCACTGTGGTCCCGCACGTTGCTCATTGTCGTGCCCGAGTACGTCGAAAAGTGAACAGTTTATCTACTTACGTCCTGAAATTTGAAGAAAAAGGGACAATCCGAATGACAACAGTGGTATCGAAAATGCCTGTTTATCGGGGTCTATATAAACCTCGTTTTCCAAGCTTCACATGTGGCTGCAACACAAACTAATGCTTACCTTCTACTCGCAAAAACAAACGATTTCCAGGCGGGTCCTTTCAAACGGAATACGGTTGCGTTTCACTAGCCTGTCCTCCTCGCTGAAATCACGGAGTTTGAATCAGTACGCAAGCTTGCCGCAGGCGCGGACACGATATTCCTCATGGCATCTGGTTCGCCAAACAGGgcagaaactcctggaacTTACGAGCTGTCGAGAATCGCACAAGGAGTTCCAGCGACGTGAGTTTTTTTCCACACGCAATGCGAATATCTATCCACATTGACAGGGCTTACACAAACCATGGAGTGTCGAGATGCTCCGCTagtgtctcttcctttcgaCGCTTTAGGACATAACAAAACAACAACACTGAAAGCACTCCGACTGGCGTACTAAGTGTAGGCAAACGAGCAATTTTGTAAAGAATGCACGTGCCCCACCCACACAGAACCAGGACGGGTCATTCTATGTCCAACGAGCCGCGCGAGACCGTTTGATCTAGCTGTTTGTTTATACCACGAAGCTGTCCGGAAACCAGAATGGCTACCCGTCATTTTTGGCAGCTGAAATCTCAAAAGCTCACTTGAGCCTCCTGTAGAttgagagacgaaggccgAAAGATTCGTAGCATTGAGGGCGCTGGCAACTAGAGTTGTCGGGCAAGAGTAAAGGCAGGAGCTGCCCTGAGAGTCAAGTCCGCCCCCAGGTGACTCATTGCCTTTGAGTTGGAGACACGTGAAGCTGGGAGTCAAGGTAAACTTGTCTACCGTTTGAGTCACGATTATGGTCGTTACCTCAAATACGCCCCCGTCTCTGAGCTTGGAAATGCAACTTACAGgctgagaaaacgaaacacagGATGTGATGACAGATCTTCAACCTTTGTCACCCGCAGTATATCACTACAGAGGAATCCCATGCGACTTGTATCCGCTTACACTGCAACGCAAGCGGTGATAAAATGTGTGCTTTCGATTGAACCAAacacacgaaaaaaacaTATGCTTACCGTCGTCTCCGCATCCACTGCTTAATAGCGGTTTCTGACGGCTGCCCAGGGCTTGTTTGCTGTGATGCTATTTGAAGTCCCGTGTCAAAAACACCTTGACTAGCAGATACAATCTATTGACACCACCACTAGACGCTCCGATGGGAGCCTGACAGCCAGAATCGCATTTGAGTCCGCCCTCATGACAGACGTGTGTGTAGACAACCTCAAACGTATTTACCGCCTCATTCTATGGAGGTGCAACGATCACTTTGCGTCGTTGCTTCAACGTacgagctgcagagaaggaTGAAGCGCAAGGCAACCGCGAATAATGCAAAAACATGCTTCGCATACATACTAGCGCTGCGGCAGCCACAATTATCTTCAACAGTGGAGACAATAACTAGGCGTGCACTTACCCGCTCCATctgcgaggaggagagaccaCAGCATTCTGTAGAATTACAGCCTGTTTACGACGGGGTAGTGGCTGCACATCCTCAGACTGAACAGCAGGTCGCCTTGAGGGAAGCAAGGGTCATCAAGGGCAACTAAACACTTCATGCACTTCTTACCTCCTAAAAACAGCAAGTAGAACAAGTAAGAGAACACACATTGGAGCCGGAGAAGTGGTAGAGTTGCCTCCGCGCTTCGACTGCATCATTCAAACGTGTGCCCTGAAAAGTCACTTACGTCCTGAGCGAATCGTGACCATACGGTAAAGGCGTCTGTACAGCTTCAGTTCCAAGTCAACAGCCCGCAGGGGTCAGACATGCTGCACGAGAACGCATGATACGAACAAGTGCTCTATTGAATCCCTGCCACAACTTTGAAGCTTACTTCCTGACAGCCACAGGAATCATCACGCCAACCAGCACTCCCTTTCAGTTTACTCTTCGCCCTCAAGAGATCGAGACACGAATCGGCAAACGCCTGTATCTAGTAGGACATTCAGTGTTGCTGGTGCCGCTCTGACAACAATTCGTGTATCAGCTTCCGAAGTCCACTTCCGCATGTTCAGTTTTGGTAACGCCGACCGATGTGTTTCGGTATGAACCCACTAATACTTAGATTCCTCCCTCCTAAAGCATGTCAATCtctggagagaggacgcTGTCTGTGAAAACAACATGACATGCGGATATTTCATAGTCCCGACCAAAGCCTCGGAAGTCATTCAACTGCCCGAAAACGTACTTTCTGGTAGGAAGGGATAATGAAAAAGTTCTGAACAGTCAGTAAGACCTGATGTATCAACGGAATGTCACTACACCTAGTCGGATCGCACTGAACAACGCAGCAAGTGAATTAGCAGGTTGCTTACGGCCTGGAGGAAACCGTTCGTTGTGAAGGGACAACAAAACAAGAAGGATGAAACGGAGATATACGGTGATGTTCATGATACAGTGAGGTTGGGTTGCTTTCGGCTCTCGGCCGGGAAAGTGAGAGACCTCAAGTCAGCTGTTCTAAAGCTTCGGGAGTCCCCTGCAGTCGTATCTGTTCTTGTGCTTACAGCCTGGCCACAGCGAGGTAGTGAGCGATTCCATAGTCATGTTAACCTCGAATTTGTCGGTAGTTGAAGAATCTCCTGGCGTCTGCCCACATGCACGCTGCCTGAAAAGCTAGCAACCAACAGTCCAGTCATCACATACCGCCTAGTTGAACAGTGCGAAGAGACAGTTCGAACAAAACTAGAATGTTACTTGGTTTTCCATCAGAACTCCTTGAGTAAGCTACTGCTGCGCAACGATCCAGAAGGGCATCTGATCATCAAGCAAAAAACAATTCATGCATCTATGCTGTGAACTACTGGCAACCTACCACAGCATACAGTACGAACGTGCACTTACCACCTGCAAGCACGCAAGGAAATAGGGAACGCTCACATTAGTTCCCTGCCCCGCATAACTAAACCAAATTTGGCTAACCATGAAAGATCATAAGGACTTACAAGCTGAACACAGCGAAACGCAAATCAAGCGTGGTAGGCACGAATCAACGCAGTGGTCTGAACATCACTTCGCATCGCATCCCACCACAGTTCACCAATCACCGACCCCTCGGCCCTCCAGACGACATATGCTAAGCCCAAGCTGTCTTGTGTAGACTAGCGGCACTGCTGCGATCTCATGCACTGCCCGGTGACGTCACGATGGAACAGTTAAAAACGGTGTCGAAGCAAGCTGTCAAAAAAGTATGCTGACGATATGCTGCTCCAGACAGACGGTCGTTGCTCATGCCTACTTGCTGCGGGAATGCAACAGCATCACCCGTGGACAAAATGAGTCGAAAGATTCGGTTCTCCGAACCTCAGCGCATTCACTGACATGCAGGTCCTCAGTATTCTCGATGTCTGTACCACTAAGCATTATCCATGCTAATTCGCCGTGACACCGCAGGGGTGCCCAAACACCAGCCAGCGGGATAAGACCTGTTGAGGCCTCCGCGGTTCTTACCAACTGCAGAGATCGCAATCCAGATATATGAAATCGCTTCCTCATTTGTTTTCATGTGATCCTTGAAGTGCGCTATTGTCTGCAACGGTGGCTCTGACAGGCTTCGTCATTCACACATGAGTAGTAGCATCTTTCAGCACGTCGCTCCTTCAGTCTCTATCAGTGCTCAAAAGAACACCAACACGCACAATATGGCACCTGCAGCTTTGTTGAGACAGCGCTTACAGCCTATAACGGCAGACAACGATAAAAAACAAAAACTAACGTTGTTCATATTTGACAGTGATCGCCCTTAGGTTCGGTTACTCGAATCACTAGGTTTCGCGGCTTGCTGTCGTTCCGTTCGTCCCACACATTCAGCACTGGCGGCAAGGAGGAATACAGCAGAGGTTGATACGTTAGCCAGCCTGTTTATTTGAATGCGTCCGCCTAAGAGACAAGTCAGAAACCGTAAGGGCGTACGGTTGTAGCCCGCTTCACTCAAACGCGGGCTGTAGCTCAGTTCCCGAAGTTCGTGGCACCTGACGCGAGACCTGAACCACCAGTTGCATAACAACTACGAGGCACTGTAGGAGCCACCATTAAAGTTCCAATGGCGCTAGCTTACTCCCTGATTTTCCACACCACACGCCGAATACCTTCACGGAAACGTTTTGAGGAGAACTCCACAAGATGCAATATCCATCCGGCTGGCTCTCCATGGACGCAGCACAAAATCAGACGTTGGGAAACAGGTACAAGACGCATTGTGTAAGACATTGACACAACGATATAGGAAACCGAATGCGATCCCAAGAGGCGGTCTTCACCGGATCGGTGATCGGATGACCAGCGGACAACTCACTCTCATAGCCGCATTACAAATTGTCTCCGTACACGGAAGAACACAAGGTGTCTTTACAGAAGAGGACCGCACCCATTTTCCCTGTGCAATTCAAGACGGTAGTGCCCTCGTTCTTCAGCAAGCAACGGAGAGTGGTTGTGGAACTTACCAACTGGAAAAAAGGATACGCGAACGCACACAAACTCTCTGCCAATCAACCTCAGCGGCCCGGCAGCGCAGGGAAGCGATTCATCATCATACATATGAATGAGTGAAGTTCGAGGCAACAGGCGGCCTTTGCTTACAAGCTTAGGTTGTGTCAGAATAGTGCACAGGGGTGTTTACGAATGAGGCCGCAAAAACATCTGAGAAACCCCTGCGGACAGCTGGTCTTTTGCCTTCCGCGCCGCACACTGCTTTGAGGATTCGTCAACTTCCTTATCGAACGCTGACAGTACGGTGAATTCTCTACAGTTTTTGCCTCGCTTACTTCCTGAGGTGACATTGCAGATATAATGGACACAAACGTAAACAAAAATAATACGTGATGAGCGTATCCAGCTACACGGTGGATACTCGCGATCGACTATTCTCTGGCAGGACAACGCTAAGTGCCATCCACTTCCACTGCATATCTCGGTTTCTTTGCTCGTGCCACTGTCCGCCGGGCTTACGGCCTGAGACATTAGCAGGCGACACGAAACAAGCAACTGACCATGATGGCAGTCTCAACCACCTTCCAGTTGGAGAGGTAAAGCTTTCGGCTGGCCTGCGGCTGCGACAGAGCCAGTTGTTCCATGTGAAGTTGCGAATACGAATTGGCCGTTGTCGGTTTGCTTCAGCTACTTATTGCAAGAAACGTTTCAGTCATCTAGGTATCAGGTGGTGGGGCGCACTGCTTCACTCTGTCCTTCCTCGCGTACTTTCTGCGTGCATGAATTGTGTCGGCATATCAACCAGTTGAAATACCACGGGATCGACTGTACAACGACCACAGCATGTGTTTGGGCAAAACTACCCTCAGCTTAAGATAAGTATAAACCACCACGCCCGTGCGCACGTAGGAGAGGCGATGCTTGAAGCACTCCCCGTGTCTACGCGGCTTTCCGTTGCTCAAGGCTACCTCCTGCGACCACAGACATGTTGAGCTACTCACCAGCTGTGGCAGGCAGGTCATCCGATCGCAAAGCAGAAGGACAGTTAACAAGTGGCTTCGAGGA encodes the following:
- a CDS encoding hypothetical protein (encoded by transcript TGME49_222075~Predicted trans-membrane domain (TMHMM2.0):86-109) → MAYNCVNHVDILSQCNPHAPVLKERMEAFQLCSKTSRSIRCIRPCQGLQTNTVDTSTPQVPVAGHCRNEPFADAEDAGMRRLACIISLPIRSFVYMLSLGGCTFHGLTVS